The Microscilla marina ATCC 23134 nucleotide sequence CAATAAAAAACGGTCGAGTTGGGCTTCGGGCAAAGCGAAGGTGCCCGCTTGCTCGATAGGGTTTTGGGTGGCAAGAATGAAAAAGGGGCGGTCGAGTTCGTAGGTTTTGCCTCCATAAGTTACCTCAAACTCTTGCATGGCTTCCAGCAGTGCCGACTGGGTTTTGGGTGGGGTTCGGTTGATCTCATCGGCAAGAATGATGTTGGCGAAAATGGGTCCTTTGTTAAACTTAAATACCCGTTCGCCTGTGGCTTGGTCTTCTTGCAATATTTCGGTACCTGTAATGTCGGTGGGCATCAAATCGGGCGTAAACTGGATACGCCTAAAGGGTAGCTCTATGGCTTGCGATAGGGTGCGAATCATCAAGGTTTTGGCGAGTCCTGGTACCCCTTCGAGCAAGGCGTGCCCGCCTGCCATAAAGGTAATGAGCAATTGCTCGATGGTATCTTCCTGCCCTACTATTTTTTTATGAATTTCTTTCTTCAGCAAAGCAAGTTTGTCAATCAACTGCCCTACTTCGGCTTCGGTTGTTTTCATGGGTTATATGAGCTTCAAGGTGCAAGCTACAAGTAGCAAGCGTTTTTATATGGTTACAATTTCTTGTTTTTTTGGGTATTGGGTTTGGCGAAAACTGCTATTTTCCCAATGCTTTTTTATATTTTTTTTCGTCTTCGAGGATAGCTACTATTACTTGGCAAAACACATCAAACTCTCCTTTATCATTTTTTTCACCAAACCCTTTAATAAGCAGTTCAAGTTCCTGAATAGAAAAACCTTCTGCATCAATATCTATCAGCCTATCTTCAATTGCTTCTCTTCTAAGTTTTTTTAACTTCTCAACATCCAAACCTAATATTTCTATTGTATCTGTCACATTCTTGTTGTTAGCATCCTTTGCCTTAATTGCTCCACCATAATCGTATACAAAGTAACTTTCACAATTAGTCATCTTAGGATGAATCGCTATTTCTTTATTACTTTTTTTTGCATCACAATGTAGTTTTTTCGGAGAGCTAACCACCTGAACAATAACACTATCTCCTTTTTGTAACAAATCTGTATATGGGTTAATTTTCTTATGTGGTTTTTCTGCAAAGTTCATTGCATACAAGACTTCCTTATTTGTATGATACTTTTGCATAATAACCTCCCATGTATCATCTGCTTCACATACATGTGTAATATTTTTTTGATCACCATTACAAGAAGCAAATAGGTTACTATACTCGTACATTTTTTCAGGATATTTATCTTTATCCTTAGGCAACAAATGTTCAATTGGGGTGTAATGATTATCAAATATTCTCATGCCACAATAACAACAGATATACCCCTGTTCTTCCAACAAATATTTCTTCAAAAACCCAGGAGGTTGCCAAGCTGTTGGGTTATTTTTCTTTTTCCAATCTTCAAACTTTTGAGGTGATGCTTGCTTATTGATGTACTTCATCTACCTAAGACCTCCTTTCGTTTAATGACAGCTAACTTTGCATTTAACTCTCGGTCATGAGTAAGGTTAAAATCTTGAAATAATTGTTCAATATAATCTCGTGCCTTGCTTAAATTTTCTTTACCACCTTCTTCTATTAATTTTTGTACTTTGGTTAATTTAGGTTCAAATTCACGAGGTCGAGCAGATACCCCCATTACTTCTTCTAAAATCCAGTTGACATCTCTGCCTAGAGTAGAATCGGGCTGTTCACAAGTGATTTGATTGTTTTCGTTGCGAAATAAAAATATATTTCGAGCATCCACATTATTCAATACATGCGGCGAGTGCGTAGTCACGATAAATTGAATGTTAGGGAAAGTTTGCTGTAGGGCAGGCAATACATTGCGTTGCCAAGCAGGATGCAAGTGTAGTTCTATTTCGTCTATCATTACCACACCTTCGCCCTCTAGTTTATTCTCTAAAGCAGGGTTAGCAATGGTGAGGCGGCGGGCAATGTCGCACACGAGCATAATGAGGGTTTTCTCTCCGTCGGATAGTTGGTTGATATCAAAGTCTTGCCCGTTTTTGTTAATGGCGAGGCTATAATCGCTTGCCTTAAACTCAAAAACAGGTGAGTCATTCACTTTCACAGATAAATTGGTATACTTGTCTGAACCTAAGGCAGAAAAAAAAACATCTAATGCTTTTCTTACTACTTCGAGGCGAAAGTCTCTATAACTAAAATCACTCTTATTTCTTATCTGTCGTACTTCCTCATCCTCAATTTGTTTGAACCATTCTGAAAAGTCTTCGGCATGAGAAATTTTAGAACTAAAAGCATTTTGATATGTAGCAAGTTGGGGAAGAATTTTCTTGATTGGATTGTTATCATTTACCTCTCCCTCTTCAATTTCATGTTTTTGATTGGTTCTTCGTAAAAAGTGATGTTTTTCTGTTTGATAATACGCAACTATAGGCAAGGAACCATTGGCGTTTACAATGGATGTTTTTTTAAGGTTAAAACTCCCAATGCTTATCTCTTGATTTGTAAATTTACTTATTCTAATTCCATTAGCTTGTTGCCCTGTCAGCTTGACTTGTAATGCCTCATCACTATTTATTCGAATATCTTGATTTATTAAGTTAAAGCCTTTCAATAAAAACCGATCAAAAAAGTATTGATCTGATTCATTCCATTTCGCAAGCCTCAAAAACCACAAGGACGCCATCCCCAAAGCATCCAACACTGACGACTTACCCGAACCATTGGTACCAATAAATACCGCTAAGTTGTTGTCAGGAAACTGGATTTTGAGGTGTTTAAAACCACGGAAATTATTTAACTCTAACTCTTTGATTTTCATATCTTCTCTATCCAATATTTTTCACTCAAATGTACAGCTTTTTGGGTAAAACAGTTTAAGCCGTCATCGCATACATCACTATGTTCACCGCAAACTTGGTATTGTCTTGAGCCATCCAACGTTTGTTGCGGTGGTCGTAGTCCCATTCGCAACCATAGTCTTTGTTGCTGTAAAGCACCCCAATGCGTCCTTTTATTTCTATGGCTTTGAGGTATTCGTGCACCAAGTCATCGCCCCAACCGTTGAGCTCTTGTGAGGTAGCAGGAGGTCCTTCGTCAAACTTGAAAAAAATGTCGTATAGTTCGTGGTTGTTGGGGATTTTCTTGAGGGCGTTTGCCCCAAAAATATCCGCCATCTGACGCTCAAACGATTTGGCAAACAAGCCATCTATATCGTGGTTGCAATCGTCTACAAACACAAACCCACCGTTGCGTACATATTTCTCAAAATTGCTCCGTTCTTTGGTGTTAAACTGTACCAACTTATGCCCACTGAGGTAACAAAAGGGTTGACTAAAAATTTTATCGCTTGCCAATGGCACCACTTGTTCTTTGATGTCTACCGGAATGGTGGTATACTCTATCAGCGAGTTCATCATATTTGAAGGCATGCGCTGGTCGGTGTTCCAGTCGCCAGAGTTGTACTGCAGGCGGGTAAAAGTAAATTTGTTACGGTTGATCATAATATTAGCGATAAGGTACAAGCAACAAGCTTCAAGTATCAATAGTAGCAAGCCATTAGCTGCAAGCAACAAGTAGTTGTAATCCCCTAACAGATTATCTAATACCTAAACTTGTCAAGCTTTAGCTAATTCAATAAAAAAGCGACAAACCAAAAGCATTACTTGTTGCTTGTCGCTCAAAGCTCGTTGCTACTTATATAGCATCCGACAAACTGGTAAAGGTAAAGTCTCGTATCTTCATGGCAGGTACAAGGTTACCGTTGACTCTTTGTTGTTGCCCTAGTTCTTCGAGGTTGTTGAGCATAATGACCGGGCTCTCGTTGAAACGGAAGTTTTTTACGGGGAATTTGATTTTTCCATTCTCGATATAGAAAGTGCCATCACGGGTAAGCCCAGTATACAATAAGGTTTGTGGGTCTACCGAACGGATATACCATAAGCGAGTGACCAACACCCCTTTCTTGGTACTCTTGATCATGTCCTGAATACTGGCACTGCCCCCTAGCATAATGCCGTTAGAAGGTGCTGGCGTATAAATTTTGCCTTTCTTTTTTGCCCAGTAACGTGAATAAAACATGTTTTTTACCACGCCTTTTTCTATCCAGCTCATTTTCTGAATAGGTTGTCCGTTGCCATCCCATGATGCTGACGGCACTTCTTTGTTCCAAGGGTCAGAATAAATGGTAATGCGTTCGTCTACCAGTTTTTCGCCTAGTTTGTTTCCTCCCCCTTTTTTTGCCAAAAAACTACGCCCTTCGTCTGCCTGGCGTGCTCCCATGTTACTTATCATATTACCAATGAGTGCCTCGGCAGCTACTGGTTCCAAAATCACGGTATATTTACCCGGCTCAATCGCCTTGGGCTTGCGTGATAACAATGCTTTGTCGAGTGAAATTTGCGAGGCAGTGGCAGAATTAAACTTCTTTACATCATTATAGTCACGGGTAACCCAACCCGACCCAGTGCCGTCGTTGGTACGCATGGTCACCGAAAAACTTAGGTTGGTACTTTGATTAAAAGCAAACAACCCTTTAGAGTTCATCATGGCGTTGAACCCAGCACTGTCGTTTAAAAATCCGGCAGCGGTTACGTCCTTTTTAGCGGCTGGTCCTATGCTATCTGCCGCTACCTTTGCCCGGTATTCTGGGGTAATGTCGGCAGTAGATTTAACAAATGTAGGCGTGTCTTTGTATTGTTGAGGACCCAAAGGAGGCATGTACTCTGGGTTTTCGGGCGAAAGCCGGGCAAGTTCTTCTGAGCGACGGATCACTTTTTCAAGCGATTGATCGTCAAACTCGGTAATAGTGGTGGTTCCGGTTTTTTTACCAAAACTAGATTGTACTCCCAGGGTCATGGTAGAACGCACCCCACTGGTAGTAATGGTATTACGGGCATAACGAACGTTGCCACTGTCGCTCCCGTTGAGGGTAACAATGCAGTCGTCAGCTTTGGAAAAGCTGAGTGCTTTCGCCAAAATCTTTTTAGCTTCTTCTTTACTTAATATAGACATTGTATGAATTTCTTTTTTAATTGATAAACCTGATAGTCCAGAGTTGGTAGTTAGTAGTTAGTAGCCCAATATTGCTTTCCTAAGCCTTGATTGACTGAAAGTTGTGGTTGTACGTTTGTCCACAGACCACAGTCGACAGTGCTGATGCATACCATAAGCTTGTTGCTTATCACTTTAGAAACTACGGACTCCCAACTATAAACTACCGACTCATTATATCTTCCTGGCTGTATTTATCACATTTACGTTATCAAATCGGGTGGTAGAACTACCGTGCGACACTGCACTTACCTGTGAAGGTTGCCCCTTGCCATCGAAGAATGACCCAAAAACACGATAATCACTGTCGTCGCATATTTTGGTACAAGAGTTCCAAAACTCCTGCGTGTTTGACTGATAAGCCACATCACGCACTGGCCCAGTAATTTTCCCATCTTTGATTTCAAAGAAAAGCGTTCCGCCGAATTGGAAGTTGTAGCGTTGCTGATCTATAGAGTAAGACCCACGCCCTACAATGTAAATCCCCTTTTCTACATCTTTGATCATATCGTTTACCGAGTACTTTTCTTTGCCCGGCTCAAGCGATACATTGGGCATACGCTGAAACTGTACATCGTTCCAGCTTTGTGAGTAACAACAGCCATGCGACTCGTTTTGGTCGAGCATGTGCACCTGGTCGCGAGTTGCCTGGTAGTTTACCAATACCCCATCTTTTACCAAATGCCATTTTTTGGTTTTTACCCCTTCGTCATCGTAGCCTACAGCTCCTAAAGAACCCGGCAGGGTTTTGTCAGCCACCAGGTTTACCAGCTTGCTTCCATAGTTAAATTTCTTGGTTTTCCATTTGTCGAGCGTGGCAAAACTGGTACCAGCATAGTTGGCCTCATAGCCCAATACCCGATCGAGTTCTAGGGGGTGCCCTACCGACTCATGAATGGTAAGCCCCAGGTGGTTGGGCTCCAGCACCAACGAATATTTCCCAGGCTTGTTCGACTTGGCGCTCAGCATTGCTTTGGCTTGTTTGGCGGCGTCTATACAGTCTTGTACCAAATCGTAAGAGTCGCGGTACAATGTCACTCCAGTGCCTTTGGGTCCAGCAATTTTATCTTTGGCTTTGGGCTCCATATACTCATAGCCCATACCCATAGGGGCACCTAAACCACGGCGGCTCTGAAACTTGCCTTTTTTACGGTCTACTATGCTAATATTGGGTGTAGACCATATACGGTGTACATCCTGATCTATGTAAGAGCCTTCGGTAGAGGCAAAGTATTTTTGTTCGTTTACCAAAAATAAGTAGTTGGCGGCATAAGTAGCGCCATTCTTCAAAGCTTCTGAGTTTGCTTTTAGCAATAAATCTACTTTGTCGGAAATAGGAACTTTAAATGCGTTCTTTTTGATAGGTGTTTTCCAACTTACATCACCATGTCCTTTGACTGGAGCCAGTTTTACCGGCTCTTTCTGAAATTTTGAATTGGCTTTGGCTATAGCTACTGCTTGTTCAGCAGCTTTGGCTATGCCTTCTTTGGTAACATCATTGGTAGAGGCAAAACCCCAGGTACCATTGGCTATTACTCTGATACCCACCCCAAACGATTCTGTATTTACCAGGTTTTGTACTTTGTTTTCACGGGTAATTACATATTGGTTCAAATAGCGCCCTATGCGCACATCGGCATAAGTAGCTCCCCTAGATTTAGCAGCGTTGAGTCCTATATTAGAAAGAGTTTTCTTTTTGGCCACGGTCATCAACGGGTCCAGCATGTGTTCTATTGACACATCTTTGCCGAAAATAGGTATAGGAAGCATCATCGCTCCGGCACCTAAACCAGCCAATTGTAAAAAGTTACGTCTATCCATATTTTAAAAAATTAATAAGGTTGGATGATTATATGTCAGTAATTATAAATTGATATAAAACCCTGATAAACAGGTATATTTTTCACGGCTCAATCAAATGAGTCGCAAACTTTACGTGTTTCTTAAGGTTTTTGTATATTTTTTTAACAATAGTTTGGTAAAACAGGGCTATTAGCCAAACTAAAGTTGCTATAACCTCGTTTAATAGCAGTTTGTTTTAGATAGGGTGAAGTTAATAGAAACTTGAGGAAATAGGTAGATTTTCGTTTTTTTTAACAAAAAGAGGGTTAACTTGACATATATAAAGAATATTGGCGGGGTAGCAAAACAAAGTTTGGGTAGTAAGCCACAAAATATCAGTCAGAAATACCAGCAAATAAGCATTATCCGTTGAGCATGGTATTTTGATCGTTGTCAAACCAATCTTTAATGGCTTTGATCCCATTGAGTGCC carries:
- a CDS encoding AAA family ATPase gives rise to the protein MKTTEAEVGQLIDKLALLKKEIHKKIVGQEDTIEQLLITFMAGGHALLEGVPGLAKTLMIRTLSQAIELPFRRIQFTPDLMPTDITGTEILQEDQATGERVFKFNKGPIFANIILADEINRTPPKTQSALLEAMQEFEVTYGGKTYELDRPFFILATQNPIEQAGTFALPEAQLDRFLLFIQIGYPTEQDELGILTGTTGTQKVRIEPVMSGKEIKQVQELVREVSIAQDLVAFVNKVVRATRPDTTSVAFVKDWVRWGAGPRAGQAMILTAKARALLQGRFAVTLNDIKAMAYPVLRHRVLMNFKAEAQGIAADQATTELLKQVDLPKSRLE
- a CDS encoding HNH endonuclease family protein, with translation MKYINKQASPQKFEDWKKKNNPTAWQPPGFLKKYLLEEQGYICCYCGMRIFDNHYTPIEHLLPKDKDKYPEKMYEYSNLFASCNGDQKNITHVCEADDTWEVIMQKYHTNKEVLYAMNFAEKPHKKINPYTDLLQKGDSVIVQVVSSPKKLHCDAKKSNKEIAIHPKMTNCESYFVYDYGGAIKAKDANNKNVTDTIEILGLDVEKLKKLRREAIEDRLIDIDAEGFSIQELELLIKGFGEKNDKGEFDVFCQVIVAILEDEKKYKKALGK
- a CDS encoding AAA family ATPase; translation: MKIKELELNNFRGFKHLKIQFPDNNLAVFIGTNGSGKSSVLDALGMASLWFLRLAKWNESDQYFFDRFLLKGFNLINQDIRINSDEALQVKLTGQQANGIRISKFTNQEISIGSFNLKKTSIVNANGSLPIVAYYQTEKHHFLRRTNQKHEIEEGEVNDNNPIKKILPQLATYQNAFSSKISHAEDFSEWFKQIEDEEVRQIRNKSDFSYRDFRLEVVRKALDVFFSALGSDKYTNLSVKVNDSPVFEFKASDYSLAINKNGQDFDINQLSDGEKTLIMLVCDIARRLTIANPALENKLEGEGVVMIDEIELHLHPAWQRNVLPALQQTFPNIQFIVTTHSPHVLNNVDARNIFLFRNENNQITCEQPDSTLGRDVNWILEEVMGVSARPREFEPKLTKVQKLIEEGGKENLSKARDYIEQLFQDFNLTHDRELNAKLAVIKRKEVLGR
- a CDS encoding DUF4159 domain-containing protein produces the protein MINRNKFTFTRLQYNSGDWNTDQRMPSNMMNSLIEYTTIPVDIKEQVVPLASDKIFSQPFCYLSGHKLVQFNTKERSNFEKYVRNGGFVFVDDCNHDIDGLFAKSFERQMADIFGANALKKIPNNHELYDIFFKFDEGPPATSQELNGWGDDLVHEYLKAIEIKGRIGVLYSNKDYGCEWDYDHRNKRWMAQDNTKFAVNIVMYAMTA
- a CDS encoding TldD/PmbA family protein, whose protein sequence is MSILSKEEAKKILAKALSFSKADDCIVTLNGSDSGNVRYARNTITTSGVRSTMTLGVQSSFGKKTGTTTITEFDDQSLEKVIRRSEELARLSPENPEYMPPLGPQQYKDTPTFVKSTADITPEYRAKVAADSIGPAAKKDVTAAGFLNDSAGFNAMMNSKGLFAFNQSTNLSFSVTMRTNDGTGSGWVTRDYNDVKKFNSATASQISLDKALLSRKPKAIEPGKYTVILEPVAAEALIGNMISNMGARQADEGRSFLAKKGGGNKLGEKLVDERITIYSDPWNKEVPSASWDGNGQPIQKMSWIEKGVVKNMFYSRYWAKKKGKIYTPAPSNGIMLGGSASIQDMIKSTKKGVLVTRLWYIRSVDPQTLLYTGLTRDGTFYIENGKIKFPVKNFRFNESPVIMLNNLEELGQQQRVNGNLVPAMKIRDFTFTSLSDAI
- a CDS encoding TldD/PmbA family protein; this encodes MDRRNFLQLAGLGAGAMMLPIPIFGKDVSIEHMLDPLMTVAKKKTLSNIGLNAAKSRGATYADVRIGRYLNQYVITRENKVQNLVNTESFGVGIRVIANGTWGFASTNDVTKEGIAKAAEQAVAIAKANSKFQKEPVKLAPVKGHGDVSWKTPIKKNAFKVPISDKVDLLLKANSEALKNGATYAANYLFLVNEQKYFASTEGSYIDQDVHRIWSTPNISIVDRKKGKFQSRRGLGAPMGMGYEYMEPKAKDKIAGPKGTGVTLYRDSYDLVQDCIDAAKQAKAMLSAKSNKPGKYSLVLEPNHLGLTIHESVGHPLELDRVLGYEANYAGTSFATLDKWKTKKFNYGSKLVNLVADKTLPGSLGAVGYDDEGVKTKKWHLVKDGVLVNYQATRDQVHMLDQNESHGCCYSQSWNDVQFQRMPNVSLEPGKEKYSVNDMIKDVEKGIYIVGRGSYSIDQQRYNFQFGGTLFFEIKDGKITGPVRDVAYQSNTQEFWNSCTKICDDSDYRVFGSFFDGKGQPSQVSAVSHGSSTTRFDNVNVINTARKI